The genomic interval TTCCGGGGAAGACGAAGGCATCGAGGCCGAGGCCGAGTGGGCGCAGTTCGGGGATGTGGACGGTGACGGCGATCTCGACCTGGTGACGGACGATCGGTTTCGGCCAGTGTGGATCAACGATGGCACGGGGGTCTTCAGCGCCGTCGTGGACAGCGCTCTGGCTGGCCCTGATGATGGCCCCTCTGTCGTGCGGGCACGGGCGATGTCGGACTTGGACGACGACGGTGATCTCGACGTGGTCTACGTGGGCAGCGGGCCCGGTCACGTGTGGTTGAACGACGGCGCCGGGCACTTCACCGACTCTGGTCAGGCACTGAGTGGCGACCGCGGTCAGTCGGTGGCGCTCGGGGATGTTGACGGTGACGGTGACACGGACATGCTCGTGTTCAATTTCGCGTCCAGGTCGGGACAAGGCGCCGAGCCAGATCGCGTGTGGCTCAACGACGGGACGGGCCACTTCGACGACTCGGGACAGCGGCTGAGTGGCAGTGTCCTCAGCACCCACGGCGCCCTCGGCGATGTCGACGGTGACGGAGACCTGGACGCTGTTGTCGGCGGCTTTGGCGGCGGTCTCGTCTGGCTCAACGACGGGGCGGGCACTTTTCGGGATAGCGGGCAGCGCCTAGACATCCTCGATGCGCGCGCGCTCAGCCTGGGTGACCTCGACGGAGACGGCGACATCGATGTGTTTATGACCGGTTTCGGCGAGGGGGTGCGGCTTTGGGCCAACGATAGCCGTGGCCGCTTCATCTCGGTGGATGGCATTCCTGACGCGTGGGAGCAGTTCGGTGTCGGGGCACAAGCGGATATTGACGGCGATGGCATCGCTGATCTGATCTTGGCGTTCTACCACCACACAGAGTTGTGGCTGGGGGGTGAGTAGTTGCTACTGGGGCTGAGGGGGCTGCGCACGGAACTGAATCGAAGCCGCCCACGCCAAGACCGCTGCGCTCGAGGTCGCGTTCTCGGCGGCCCTAGCAGGCCCTGCGCCCGAGGCCGCGCCAGCCTCACCCCTCCCGACGGGCAGTCCGTCGTCCATCGAGAGCGAGCGATAGCTCCGCCTGCGCATCATGGAGCTCGAGCGGGAGATCGCGACGCGCTTGGAACTTGAACGTGAGGAGGCGCTCGCCAAGGTGCGTGGGGAGCGCGACCTCGCCCTCCAGGCCGCGGGTCTCGCCCAGCTGCGGGCCGACAACCTCCGGCTCGAGGAGAAGCTCAGAGAGGAGCGCCGCAGGCGAGAGTCCTGACGGCGCGACGACGTGCCCGCGACGCGGGTGGCGCGCGGCGATCGCAGCGCCGTTGAGGAACGGATGCCCACGTCGATGGGCTCAGGCCGAGTTCAGCCTCCTGTGTGACAGGCGCCTGATGTGAAGCCTGAATACAAGAAGAAGCGCTGCTCGCATTCGTCGCATCGGCACGCGTCACACGCGGCCCCAGGGCTGGCACATGCAGCCGCGCAGGCGCCCGTCGAGCGCACGACGTCGCGTCGGCAGAGCACGAAGCTGGCGTAGCCAATCACACACGCTTCGGACACCGGGACCGCTGTGGCCGCATCCGCACAGGCGCCACCGCACATGCGCAGGCAGTCGAGGTCGCTCAACCCGCAGGTGTCGAAGCACCCATCCAAGCAGTCCTCGATGGGGGGGCCAGTAGGACTCTGCAAGGCCGATGCCTCGGCCGCAGTACAATCCGGGGTCCGCGCCGCGAGAGGTTCGGAGCCACTACACGCATCAAAGGCGGGCACGCAGTTGGTCTGCAAACAGGCGTCACACTCGAACGCGCCGTGGTCCGCGCAAGCGGCTGCGCAGGACAGCAACTCGCACGCCTGGAGTTCCGACACGCAGTCCTTGCACCACGACTCCGTGGGAGCGGCGCACATGGGGACGCAGGCTGCGTCCGAGCACGTGGTGTCTGCACAGTAGGGATAGCGAAAGTACGCGTGACCGCATGAAGGAGTTGTACAGCCCGGCGCCACTATCCCCGTGCAGCGGAGCAGGTCCGACCCACACAGGCATTCGCCGCTGGTGGGATCCGTGAGGCAGTCGTCATTGCCCAACAACCCGCCATAGAGAACCTCGGCACAGACCGCGCACTGCGTCGACACCGCCCCCGCATAGGCAGCTTGAACGCAGGCCTGCATGCACGTGTCGCTCTGGTCCGCACAGGCGGAGGCGCACCCATCCAAGGTCTCTGACAGAAACACCGAGTCAACGATGGTGCCGTCGGTCACTGGGTCGCAGTGGCCCGAGCATTCCTCGTCAATGCGGCTGTCGCAATCGTTGTCGCGCCCGTCGCACGCTTCGCGGATGAACGCCGGAGACACGAAGGGCGTGAAGTCATCGCAGTCGGTCTGCGGCACCCCCGCGGTGCACTCGGCACCCATCGCGGCGAAGCCGTCCCCGTCGCGGTCGTCCCCCGGCGGCAGCACTCCGTTGCAGTCATTGTCACGTCCGTCGCACAGCTCGGGGGCGCCTGGGTATACGGTGGGCACCTGGTCATCGCAGTCCCGCAGCGCCACGGGAAGGTCCATGCAGTCCGCGTAGCCGTCATCGTCATCGTCCTCACCGGGGAAGCTGAGCGACCCGGAGCAGTTGTTGTCCAGACCGTCGCAGATCTCCGGCGCGCCAGGCGCGACGTTGGGGTTCTGGTCGTCGCAGTCGGTGCCGCACAGGAGCGTCCCGCTCGACTGGAGGTTGCAGCAGCCCTCGAGGATGTCCCCATCGTTGTCCATGTCGGGCCCCAGGGTGGTAGGGTCGCAATCTTCATCGACCCCCTCGGCGTCGCAGACCTCGGCGGCGCCCGGAAAGCGTCGCGCGTCTCCGTCGTCGCAGTCGTCGCCACCACAAGCGATCGAGTCTGCCCCGTCGCTGTCGTTGTCCCGTGTTCCGGAGCAGGTACACATGCGCGTGTCCTCGTTGCAGATGTCGGCACCCGTGCAGGGCGCGCCGCCTGTGACGCAACCTCGGGCGTCCGCGCGCGCGTCGCTCGGGAGACAACGTTCGACCCCAGTGCAATAGCGCCCGTCGTCGCACACCCCGTCGGTCTCACACACAGCGACGCTCCCTGCGTCGTTGGACCCCGAGTTCCCGCCGCCGCAGCCGAGCGCGCCGGCGCACGCGCTGACCGCAAAGAAGAACACGAGGCACCTGTTGCGTCCCGTGACGGATTCACTCACCTGTCGTATGTGCATCGAAACCCCAGCCACGATGCTGCCACAGGCGGACGCGACAGGCATCAGCCACGTGCGAAGCGATTCGAGGTTCGCCGCATGCGCTTCCGCCGACCTGATGGAAGCGATCGCTACATGCGTCGAACGCCTCGCCGAGCACGGCGACAACGCGCTGGCGGAGGGTGCCTCCGGCGTCGAGTCAGCGCTCGTGTTGGTAGATCTCGAGCCACGCTGTGCGTGGGTTCGAGGTGTATTGGCTGATCACGACGAAGCGGCCGTCGTGCGACCACAGGGGCTCGTGGGGGGTCTTGCCTCGACGGTCGTGCCATGCATTCCCGTAGCGCACGACCTCACCGTCGGTGAGACGGCGGACGTAGGCGTGGCGGTACTCGCCCTCGAACGTGAGCGCGAACGCTCCGTCCGGTGAGAGGGCGAGGCCGATGCAGTAGTCGCGCAGCGGAATCAGCCGCGGCGGCGCGTCGCTCGTCGTGTCCCACACTTCGAGAGCTCGGTCGCCGCTCGCGACGAGCACGCGGCCGTCGGCGCTCAGCCGCGGGAAGTCACACACGGGTAGCTCGCGAAGGACCATGCCCGCGCCGTCCGTCAATGCGACGGTCTCGCCGGAGCCGAAGACGACGCGACGTGCTCCGTCGAGGCTCGCCGTCGTCCAGAGGTGGCCCTCGAGCTCGCGCTGGGGCTTCCACTCGCCGAGCGCGACGGCGCGGTCGAGGGGCTCGCCCGTGCGCGCGTCGATCGCACGCTCGCCTGCGGAGGAGACGAGGTACGTGGTCGCGGGCACGAAGCGCACGTCCGATGCGCGCTCGAGCTCGCGGAGCTCGCGGACCTTCTCCCAAGACGTAGTATCGAAGACCGTCACTGAGGGCCCGTCGCCGAGCACCGCGAGCAGCCTGCCGTCGAAGCACACGTCGAGAGCGAGAACCTCGGGCGTGTCGAGGTCGAGGCGGAGGTAGCGGCGAAGCTGCGGGATGCGCGCGTTCTCCTCCTCCGTGACCTCGTCCGGCCACGTGCTGTAGTCGGCGGTGTCGAACGCCATTCCGGGCGCGAGCCCGTCGAGCCACGCAGGATCGGTGACGGTGACCTCGTACTCGCGATCGTCGCCCGTCTCGCCCGGCACCTCGGTATAGCCCGCGATGAAGCGCCACGTGCTCGTGTCGATGAAGGCATCGTCGAGCTCCTTGCCCTCGAGCGCCGCATCGATCGCACTGCTCCCGCCGATCTCGAGCGCGAGCGAAGCGAACATGCGCACGAAGAAGCTGCGGTTCAGCGGGAGGTTCGCGTCCTCGTGGCAGCGCCTGACCCGAACGCGCAGTCGACGCGAGCTCGCGTCGACCCCCAAGACCTTCACGCTGACCGTAGACGTGCCCATGTCGGCGCATGGTCCCAGTAGGGGCGCATGATGTCACCCCGCCGAAACGGGTACGTTCCTCAGCTCGCCGTTCGACGTGTGGGTGGGATTGGGAACGTCAACGACGTGATTGTCCAGCTCCTCCGCCTCTTGCCAGGGCGCGCACCGCGGACGACGCTGTAGCCATGCACGCCGTCCGCCAACTGCTGCTTTCCCTCATGCTGTCCACCGTCGCGCTCACGGGCATCGTGCTGCTGGCGCCGTCCGTGGCCGACGCGTGCTCCTGCGCGTGGTACGACGTGCCGAGCGCGCGCCAGCAGGCCACGCACGTGTTCGAGGGGGTCCTGGTGCGCGTCCTGCCGGCGAGCGGCAACACCCCCGAGCGCGCCGAGTTCCACGTCGACCGCGTGTGGAAGGGCACGGTCACGCGGGTGTTCGCCGTGCAGGCCACGGTCGGGCTGACCATGTGCCCACCGCACCTCGAGGTGGGTCAGCGCTACATCCTGTACACCTCGGGGCCGGCCGACGCGCCCCAAGTGGCCCGGTGTTCGCGCTTCGCGGCCGGACCATCCCTCGTCACCGAACGGCGCGAGCTGGGCGCCCCCCTGCAGACCCTGACGCCGCGCCCGTGAACCTCATGCCGCGCTGAAGCGCCCCCGTGCGGCCCAGCTGCGCCTGCCCCTGAACGTGCACGGGCGGCGCACAAGGGGGGCCAGCACCGGCGTTCGCGTGCCTATCCCATCGCTGCTATAGGCGACCGATGAGCGATCAGACCTCCGTGCTGCAGCCCCTCGTCGAGGCTGCTTTCCAGGACCGTAAGCTGCTCGTGGACGCGGCGCACCGTGACGCCGTGCTGGCCACCGTGGAGCTCGTCGACAAGGGCAAGCTGCGCGTCGCCACGCCCCCCACCACCGAGGGCGGCGAGTGGACCGTGAACGCGTGGATCAAGCAGTCCATCCTGCTGTACTTCGGCGTGCGGGCCATGGAGACGATGGAGGTCGGCCCCTTCGAGTTCCACGACAAGATCCCGCTCAAGACCGACCTCGCGTCCCAGGGCGTGCGCGTCGTCCCGCCGGGCACTGTGCGCTACGGCGCCCACATGGAGCCCACCTCCATCCTCATGCCGGGGTACGTCAACATCGGCGCCTACGTGGGGGCCGGCACCATGGTGGACACCTGGGCCACCGTCGGCAGCTGCGCGCAGATCGGCAAGCACGTGCACCTCTCGGGCGGCGTCGGCATCGGCGGCGTGCTCGAGCCCCCCGGCGCCACCCCCGTCATCATCGAGGACGGCGCGTTCATCGGCTCGCGCGCCATCGTGGTCGAGGGCTGCCGCATCGGCGCCGAGGCCGTTCTGGGCGCCAACGTGGTCATCACCTCGAGCACCAAGATCATCGACGTGACCGGGCCCGAGCCCGTCGAGCACCACAAGTTCGTCCCGCCCCGCTCGGTGGTCATCCCCGGCACGCGCGTGAAGAAGTTCCCCGCCGGCGAGTTCGGCGTGCCCTGCGCGCTCATCATCGGTCAGCGCAAGGCCAGCACCGACACCAAGGTCTCGCTCAACGACGCGTTGCGCGACTTCGGCGTGAGCGTCTGACGAGGCGCAGGCGACTGAAGGTCTGAGACAGGAGCTGATCGGCGCTCGGCGGAGGCGGCACCCCCGACCGTGGACGCTGTCTCGAGGAGGGGCTAGCTCTCGGTGGTGATGGGGGGCACCAGGCTGAAGCCTGGTGCCCGAAGGCTGCAGTGTGACCTGCAAGTCCGCCCCACTGCGGGGGCGGACTACCTGATCGCGAGCGATGCAGGGTCGGACACGCGGTGGGCCGACCCCGAGTACGCCTAACAGGTCCGTGGACTCGACACCGGGGCCAGGGATGGGATGCGGCGACCATCGCTGGGCGACGACCACCTAGTCCGCCCCCGCAGTGGGGCGGACTTTCAGCGCGATTGCGGCTCCGAGGCACCAGGCTTCAGCCTGGTGCCTCCCATCATCGCCATCTGCATCGCACCACCCCGCTCCGTCAGGGGATGGTGCCCTCGAGGTACTGCTGCACCTTCGCGCTAGTAGTCATGCCCACCGCCGCGCCGTTGATCCGTCCCACGTAGTCGTCCGCGAAGATGTGGATGCCCCCGTAGAGGCGCGACTGGCCGGCCTGGTCCGCCGCGTCCGCGTAGCGCGCCCACTGCAGGTGCACGTCCACGCTGGGCCCGTCCTCGAACACCAAGTACTGGTTGGCGCGCGCCACGTACTCGTGGATGCCGTTGGGGAAGTACGGGCTGTTGGTGTAGGCCGTGAGCGCCTCGGCGGCGGCGCGGCTGAACGTGCTGTGCCCCGACACGTACCCCGGGAACGCGGGCGTGACGAACGTGCGCCGCTGATAGGGAATCCACTCGAGCGCGCGCATCCACCCCACGGGGGTGTAGCCGTTGGCCCGGTCACCCGGCTCGCCGCGCCACGCGCGCACGGCCAGCTCGCCCTGGTACCAGCGGAGGTGGTAGTGACGCTCCCCCGGCGCGGAGCTCTCGGGCGTGATGAGCTCGATCAGGTCGTCGATCAGCGGCAGGCCGCCTTCGTTGTAGCTGGGCAGGCTCATGTCGGTGCGCTGCCCGAGCTGCGCCATGTAGCGAATGAGCGTGATGGGGCGCGGCCCGAGGCTGTCGCGCTTCATGGCCCACGCCACGACCGCCGCGTCATGCGTGGCCGCGGTCACGGCGAGGTAGATGCCCACGTCCCACGCCAGCCGGTCCGCCGGGGCAGCCGCGCCGAAGGGCCGCAGGTCGGCCGGGGCCATGTCGTCACTGACCTCGTTGGCCAGCACCATCCAGTGTCCGGGCGGGGTCTCGGAGGACGGACCGTCCGCCCAGAACTCGGCCAGCACGCGCGCGAAGTCGCCGCGCGGCACCACGTTCGGCGCGTAGGTCCCGCCCGTGACCGGGTTGGTCGGATAGCCCGTGCCGTCGTCCGCGCCCAGGGAGTTGTTGCCCAGCGAGCCGGGTCCGATGTCGATCATGACGCCATCGTCGATGTCCAGCTGCGCGGTGCGCCGGATGACCTGCACCACCCAGTCCACCATGTCGGGGTGGTCGATGGTCGGGTACCCGCTCACGGGATCACCATAGCGCCCGGTCATCGCGTCGGGCTCCACAGCGAAGGGCTCCACATCGCGCCAGTGCGCGCCGATGTAGGGCTGCACGCTGGTCTCGAGGACAATGCCGTTCTGCGTCTCCGCAGTGGCCAAGTTGAGCTGCTGCCACACGTCGATGTTGGTCACGTTGGTGCCGAGGCGGTCGACGATCATCGGCGGGTTCTCGGGAGTCCAGCTCGTGGTGTCGGCGTAGTTGTTCGCCTCGTTCGCGCCGTCGTCCGCGAAGCGCGCGACGACCGCGTTGCCGATGCGGTTGCCGATGGCGATCGGCGTGTCGCCGACCGCGGTCTCGTCGTCCGGGTCGAGCCCGAGCACGTCCATGAAGCGCGCGTAGCAGTCCAGCGACATGGCGCCGCCCACCGCGGTCGTGTAGCGGTGCTGCAGCACGCGCAGGGCCGCGTACGAGATGGCCGTGTCCACGTCGGAGGGCATGGTGGCCGTGTGCGTCTCGTCGACCACCACGCCCACGGCGGTGGCGTCGAACGCGGCCCACGCGTCGTACATGGCGATGCTCACGTGCAGCAGGTTGCGCGCGTGCTTGGGCGGGTGCGGGATGTCGCGACGGATGGAGTTGAGCAGCTGCTCGCTCCAGCGGCGCGCGATGGTGCCGCTCGGGAACACGTCCACGGCCGCGGCGGGGCAGGTGGTGCTGGGCGGGGTCACGGGCTCGGGCGCCCACACCTCGGGCACCGTCGCCGAGGTGCGCACGACGCCCTGGTTCAGCGCCGGTGTGAGCACGCTGCCGCCCACCGCCCACACGGGGCCGTCCGTCGCGCCGAAGAGCGCGTGCACCGACTCGGGCGGCGTCGCACCGAAGCCGAGGTCCACGTCCTCCCAGCGACCCACACGGCGGCTGCGCGCGGCGTACCCGCCCTCGCCGGCCACCCACAGCGTTCCATCGGCCACGAAGGTGACGGCCTGCAGCAAGGGCGCGGTCGCGGGCGCGTCGTCCGTGAACCCGTCGAGCCCGCCGCGCAGCACCACGCCCTGGCTGCGCCCGCCGACGATGACCACCTCACGCGCGTTGCCCGTCACGGTGAAGAGGGACGCCGTGGTGCCTGAGGGGACCACCGAGAGCGCGTCGCCGTCCCAGTGCAGGACGGTGCCTTCGCTGCCGACCATCCATACGTCGTCGGCCGCGCGGCCCCACACCTTGAAGAGCGCGGGCAGCTCGCCGGTCGCCGTGCGCGGCACGTCGGCGGGCAGCGGCACCTCGGAGAACGTGGTGCCATTGAAGCGCCATACGAAGCCGTCGCGGCCCGCGAAGCCGCCCACGGCCCACACGTCGGTCGGGCTGGCGCCCCACACACCGAACACGGTGTTGCCGAAGAACGGGGGCGTGGGCAGCCGCTCGGCCACGCCGTCCACCACGCGCAGCACGCTGGCGCCGCCGCCCGAGAGGAACACGGGGCCGCCAGGGAACGCGTGCACCCACCAGAGGTCGTGGCGGATGCCGGTGTCCACGGTGGTCCACTCGCTGCCGTCGAAGCGCAGCGCCACGGGCGGGAGGCCCGGCGCGGGCTGGGCGCCGACGACCCACACGTCGTCCGTGGCGGTCGCGGCCACCGAGAGGAAGGCGGCGTTGTCGTGCGCGGCGGCGGCGTTGAAGGTCGGCACGGGATCGACCCCACCTCCGCCACCGCAGCCCGCCGAGGCCAGGACCCCGAGACACGCCAACGCAATTATCCCCCGCTGGGGCGACCAAGCTACACGTCCAATCATCGGGGCATGGTGCCAGGGGGTTCCGCCGCGTCAATGGTCCCGGCGCGGCAGACTCTCAAAGGCTCGCCGCCAGCTCCGCCCCTTGTGCGATCGCACGCTTCGCGTCCAGCTCGGCGGCCACGTCGGCCCCGCCGATGACGTGCACCCCGCCGCGCTTCGGCTTGCCACGCTTCCCCGCCGCCTCGGGCACCAGGTCACGCACGGAGACCTGCCCCGCGCACAGGATGATGTGGTCCACCTCGAGCAGCTCGGCCTTGCCCTCACGCCGGATGTGCAGCCCCTGATCGTCGATGCGCTCGTAGGTCACCCCGTCCAGCATGCGGACCCCGCCGCGCTGGAGCGCCAGCTTGTGCACCCAGCCCGTGGTCCGGCCGGGGCCCGTGCCCATCTTCTTCGCGCCCTCACTGCGCTGCAGCATCGTGATGGTGCGCCGCGGCCGCTCGACGTGCGGCTCGCGCAAGCCCCCGGCCGAGGTGCCGCTCGGGTCCACGCCCCACTCGGCACACCAGGCCTCGAGGCTCATGTCCGGGTCCTGCAGGAGGTACTCGCACACGTCCACGCCGATGCCGCCCGAGCCGATGACGGCCACGCGCTGCCCGACGGGCTTCTTGTCGCGCAGTACGTCCGTGTAGCGCAGCACCTTCGGGTGCTCGATGCCCGGGATGCTGGGCACGCGCGGCACCACGCCCGTCGCGACGATGACGTCGTCGTAGCCGGCGAGCTCGCCCTGGCTCACGCGCGTGCCGAGGCGCAGCGTGACGCCGGTGCGCGCGACCTCGTTCTCGAAGTAGCGCAGGGTCTCGCGGAACTCTTCCTTGCCGGGTACGGCCGCAGCCATGCGGAACTGCCCACCGATGGCGTCGGCCGCCTCGAAGAGCGTGACCTGGTGTCCGCGCTCGGCCGCGACGGTGGCCGCCGAGAGCCCCGCCATGCCCGCGCCCACGACAGCGACGCGGCGCGGTGAAGTGACGCGCGTGTACTTCAGCTCGGTCTCGCGCGCGGCGCGTGGGTTGACCATGCACGTGGCCCGCTTGAGCGAGAACGTGTGGTCCAGGCAGGCCTGGTTGCACGCGATGCACGTGTTGATGGCCTCGGGGCGACCGGCCGCGGCCTTGTGCACGAAGTCCGGGTCGGCCAGCAACGGGCGCGCCATGGACACCAGGTCGGCGTCCCCGGCGGCGAGGATGGACTCGGCCACGTCCGGCGTGTTGATGCGGTTGGACGCGATGACCGGCACCGGCACAGCGCGCTTGAGCCGCGCGGTGACCTCGCGGAAGGCCGCGCGCGGCACGGAGGTGACGATGGTGGGCACGCGCGCCTCGTGCCAGCCGATGCCCGTGTTGAGCAGCGTGATGCCCGCCTCCGCGAGGGCGAGCGCCATGGTCTCGACCTCTTCGTAGGTGTTGCCGCCCTCGACCAGGTCCAGGATGGAGAGGCGATACATGACGATGAAGTCGGGCCCCACCTCGCGCCGCACGGCGCGCACGATCTCCACCGGGAAGCGCATGCGGCCGTGGATGTCGCCGCCCCAGCGGTCCGTGCGCTCGTTCACGCGCCGGCACGCGAACTGGTTCAGCAGGTAGCCCTCGCTGCCCATGATCTCGACCCCGTCGTAGCCCGCGCGGCGCGCGATGGCGGCGCTGCGCGCGAAGTCGTCGATGGTGGAGAGGATCTGCGCCTCGCTCATGGCGCGCGGCTTGAACGGGTTGATGGGCGACTTCTTGGCGCTGGCCGAGACCGACCAGGGGTGGTGCGCGTAGCGCCCCGTGTGGATGAGCTGGAGTGCGATCTTGCCGCCGTGCTCGTGCACCGCGCGTGTCACTTGCTGGTGCGGCAGCACGTCGCCCGGGCTGTTGACCACGCCGGAGCCCGGGTAGAACCACGCGCGCCGGTTGACGCTGAGGCCGCCCGTGACCATCAGGCCCACGCCGCCCTTGGCGCGCTCCGCGAAGTAGGCCGCGAGCTTGGGGTAGTTCCAGAAGCGGTCCTCGAGGCCGGTGTGCATGGAGCCCATGACGACGCGGTTGCGCAGCGTGGTGAAGCCCAGCGGGAGCGGCGAGAGCAGGTGCGGGAAAGGCTGTTCCATGATGGTTCTCCTGTGCCCAGGCGCTCGGCCCGGAATCTGTACACCGTTCAGATGACATCAAGTCTGAACGCTGTCAAGATTCCCCGCGATGCCGCGCAAGGTCCCCCGCCCCTACCACCACGGCGATCTCCGCCCCACGCTGCTGCGCGAGGCACAGGCCATGGTGCGCGAGGTGGGCCTCGAGGGGCTCTCGCTGCGGCAGCTCGGTCTGCGCGCGGGGGTCAGCGCGTCGGCCCTGTACCACCACTTCGACAACAAGAACGCGCTGCTGTGCGCGCTGGCCGAGGAGGGCTTCGCCACGCTCGACCAGGTGCTCCAGGAAGCCGCGAGCGACGTGTCCGGCAACCTGCGCGAGCAGACCCTGCGCTTCGTGCGGGCCTACGTGGGCTACGCCGCCGCGCACCCCGAGATCTACGACCTCATGTTCGGGCGCGCGCTGTGGAAGGCGGGCGAGCCCACCGAGAGCCTGCGCACCTTCGCGTTCTCCACGTTCCGCCGCTACGTGGACTACGTCAGCGCCACCGACCCACGCGTGGGCGGCGGGAAGGCGGGGCTGCGGCACGCGCAGGCGCGCTGGGCGACGGTCCACGGGCTGTGCCGGCTGGTGATCGACGGCGTGTACACGGACGGCGCGGACCTTTTGGGGATGACGGCGGCGGCGGCGGACCTGCTGGTGGGCCGCAGCGACTGAGCGGGCAGACGGCCGCCGACGCTCAGCGGCATAGAAGCGTGTCGAACATGCTGCCCTGCACCGTGCAGCCCGTCGTCCCGAGGCACCGGCAGCTGTAGAACACCACCTCCATGCCGCAGTTGGCGGGCTTCGCGTCGAAGGGGCGCGGGCCGAGGTCCTCGGCGCAGGTGGTGGTGCACATGGCCCCCGGGTTCACGCAACCGGTCCCGGCAGGCACCGGCTCGGTCACGCCGTTGCAGTCGAAGTCCGCGATGCGCTCGGACGGGGCGCAGCCCGGCATGGACTCTGGGCAGAAGGTGTAGTCGTAGTAGGCGGTCTGCCCGGGGTGCACATCCTCCGCCCCGTCGTGGCAGTCGTCCTTGGGCAGCGGACCGCCGGAGCACCCGGCGAACCCCATCCGCGTGTGGCCGTCGTCGTCCGCGTCCTCGGCCACCACCACGCCGCCGCCGCTCGAGCAGTTGTTGTCGCGCCGGTCGCACAGCTCGGGGGCGCCTGGGTAGAAGTCCTCCCCGTCGCCCACGAGGTCGTTGCAGTCGATCATGCCCCCCACGGGCTGCTGGTCGGTGTAGCCGGGCGGGCACGCGGCGCAGGTCTCGATCTCCGGCGCCCCGGCCAGAGCGAAGCCGTCGTGATCGCTGTCGAGCCAGCAGGTGCGGCCGCCGAGGCCCTCGTCCACCATGCCGTTGCAGTTGTCGTCGCTGCCATTGCAGACCTCCATCGAGGGAGTCACCGAGCACGTCCCCCACACGCCCGTGAGCGCGTTGCAGGTCTCGATGCCGCCGGCGCACACGCCGAGCGCCGGGCAGCCGCGCGTCTCCGAGCCGGTACACGAGCACTCCGTCTGGACCACGCCGTCGCAGTTCTCGTCCACACAACCGGTCCCGTCGGGCATGCAGCCGGGGTCGCAGATCTCCGAGCGCAGGGGGCCCACGTCGGCCGTGCTGTCGTCGCAGTCGAGCGCGTTCTCGACGGAGTCGGGCGGAGGCGTGCAGGCCGTGATGGGCGTGGCGTTCATGTCGCCCGCCAGGTCGTGGTCCAGGTCGGGATAGAACGTGCGCAGCACCTCCTCGTCGATGAGCTCGTCGCAGTCGTTGTCGCGACCGTCGCAGCTCTCGGCCTCGTCCGGGTGCACGGAGGGGTTCAGGTCGTTGCAGTCGGTGCCGCAGACGTCCCCGTTGCAGCAGGCCACGTCTGGGTAGTTGTCCATGTCCTGGTCGCGGAAGCCGAACGTGCGGGGGTCGCAGTCCTCGTCGTGGTTGGCCACGTCGCACACCTCGACGTTGGACGGGAAGCGGTTGGGGTCGGCGTCGTCGCAGTCGTCACCGCCGCACGCGACGTCGCGGTGTCCGTCGAAGTCGGCGTCCACGCACGTGCTCTGGCAGATGCCGCTGGCCTCGACGCACGTCCCGCCCGTGCAGGGTGGCTCTCCGGCTTCGCACCCCATGGCGCCGCACACCTCGACCCCGTTGCAGAACACACCGTCGTCGCAGTCGGACGCCATCTGACACGGCCGCCCAGCGTCGTCGGAGGGCGTGGGACTGGTCTGGCCGGCACAGCCGAAGACGCACGCGCTCGCCAGCAGCGCGACGAGTGCGCTCGCGGCGCCCTGCGCAGCAGCGGGGGATGAAGTGTGCGCACGAGAGCGCGGGTGAGCCGGAGAGCGGCGCAGCGAGGCCATGCGCGACGCTACATCGCGAGCAGCGCGTGGACAATCGGGGCCGGAGAATTAGGTCGAGCCGTGGCCCGC from Sandaracinaceae bacterium carries:
- a CDS encoding vanadium-dependent haloperoxidase; translation: MPTFNAAAAHDNAAFLSVAATATDDVWVVGAQPAPGLPPVALRFDGSEWTTVDTGIRHDLWWVHAFPGGPVFLSGGGASVLRVVDGVAERLPTPPFFGNTVFGVWGASPTDVWAVGGFAGRDGFVWRFNGTTFSEVPLPADVPRTATGELPALFKVWGRAADDVWMVGSEGTVLHWDGDALSVVPSGTTASLFTVTGNAREVVIVGGRSQGVVLRGGLDGFTDDAPATAPLLQAVTFVADGTLWVAGEGGYAARSRRVGRWEDVDLGFGATPPESVHALFGATDGPVWAVGGSVLTPALNQGVVRTSATVPEVWAPEPVTPPSTTCPAAAVDVFPSGTIARRWSEQLLNSIRRDIPHPPKHARNLLHVSIAMYDAWAAFDATAVGVVVDETHTATMPSDVDTAISYAALRVLQHRYTTAVGGAMSLDCYARFMDVLGLDPDDETAVGDTPIAIGNRIGNAVVARFADDGANEANNYADTTSWTPENPPMIVDRLGTNVTNIDVWQQLNLATAETQNGIVLETSVQPYIGAHWRDVEPFAVEPDAMTGRYGDPVSGYPTIDHPDMVDWVVQVIRRTAQLDIDDGVMIDIGPGSLGNNSLGADDGTGYPTNPVTGGTYAPNVVPRGDFARVLAEFWADGPSSETPPGHWMVLANEVSDDMAPADLRPFGAAAPADRLAWDVGIYLAVTAATHDAAVVAWAMKRDSLGPRPITLIRYMAQLGQRTDMSLPSYNEGGLPLIDDLIELITPESSAPGERHYHLRWYQGELAVRAWRGEPGDRANGYTPVGWMRALEWIPYQRRTFVTPAFPGYVSGHSTFSRAAAEALTAYTNSPYFPNGIHEYVARANQYLVFEDGPSVDVHLQWARYADAADQAGQSRLYGGIHIFADDYVGRINGAAVGMTTSAKVQQYLEGTIP
- a CDS encoding NADPH-dependent 2,4-dienoyl-CoA reductase, yielding MEQPFPHLLSPLPLGFTTLRNRVVMGSMHTGLEDRFWNYPKLAAYFAERAKGGVGLMVTGGLSVNRRAWFYPGSGVVNSPGDVLPHQQVTRAVHEHGGKIALQLIHTGRYAHHPWSVSASAKKSPINPFKPRAMSEAQILSTIDDFARSAAIARRAGYDGVEIMGSEGYLLNQFACRRVNERTDRWGGDIHGRMRFPVEIVRAVRREVGPDFIVMYRLSILDLVEGGNTYEEVETMALALAEAGITLLNTGIGWHEARVPTIVTSVPRAAFREVTARLKRAVPVPVIASNRINTPDVAESILAAGDADLVSMARPLLADPDFVHKAAAGRPEAINTCIACNQACLDHTFSLKRATCMVNPRAARETELKYTRVTSPRRVAVVGAGMAGLSAATVAAERGHQVTLFEAADAIGGQFRMAAAVPGKEEFRETLRYFENEVARTGVTLRLGTRVSQGELAGYDDVIVATGVVPRVPSIPGIEHPKVLRYTDVLRDKKPVGQRVAVIGSGGIGVDVCEYLLQDPDMSLEAWCAEWGVDPSGTSAGGLREPHVERPRRTITMLQRSEGAKKMGTGPGRTTGWVHKLALQRGGVRMLDGVTYERIDDQGLHIRREGKAELLEVDHIILCAGQVSVRDLVPEAAGKRGKPKRGGVHVIGGADVAAELDAKRAIAQGAELAASL
- a CDS encoding TetR/AcrR family transcriptional regulator produces the protein MPRKVPRPYHHGDLRPTLLREAQAMVREVGLEGLSLRQLGLRAGVSASALYHHFDNKNALLCALAEEGFATLDQVLQEAASDVSGNLREQTLRFVRAYVGYAAAHPEIYDLMFGRALWKAGEPTESLRTFAFSTFRRYVDYVSATDPRVGGGKAGLRHAQARWATVHGLCRLVIDGVYTDGADLLGMTAAAADLLVGRSD